TGCGCGTATACGCTTCCGTGCAGAACTTTTTCCTGGTCACCAAATTTAAAGGATATGATCCTGAAGTGTCCAACTCCAGTTCTCCTTTCGACCAGGGGCTGACTTTGTACGACTATCCGAAACCCAGGGTGTTTATGCTGGGACTGAACGTGGGATTATAGTATTGTGTAATTTTTTAATTAGAAATCATGAAAGCAACAATAATAAAATATGGACTGCTGGTATTAACAACAGGCACATTATGGTTGACCGGTTGCCGGAAATTTCTGGATGAATCAGATCCCAGCAATTATACAGAAGACAGTTATTTCACCAAGCCTGAACATGCCCGCGCGTCTGTGAATGCTATCTATGCAGCCCTGCGGGACCCTATGAGCGGCGATTTTGGCGGCGCTGCCTGGACCATGACAGAATTTGCCACCGGTCAGGCTGCGACGGACCTGGGACAGGCGGTTAACAGCTACTACATCAAAGACCTGCACAACACCGCTGATAACGGCTATGGAGAAAACTACTGGAGAAACTATTACAAAGGCATCACCAACGCCAATCTCTCCATTGCCAAGATCCCTAAGATCAATATGGACCAGACAGAGCTTAAAAAGCTGCTGGGGGAAGCGCATTTTATGCGCGCATGGTACTATTTTAATTTGGTGCAGATGTTCGTCAACATTCCGCTGGTGACGGAACCCGTAGATTTGAAATCTGACCAGATACGTCCCAAACAGGCATCTACGGAAGATGTCTATAAGCTGATCGTAGATGATCTGATAACAGCCGAGAATGCGGGCCTTCCCTGGGTGGACGCCAGTGGTAAAGCCTCCCTGGGCGCCGTGAAATCCTTGCTGGCAAAGGTTTATCTCACCATGGCCGGATACCCGTTGCAAAAAGGCGCTCCATATTATGATCTGGCGGCAAAGAAAGCGGAAGAAGTACTGGATTCCAAACAATACAAGTTGTTCGATACCTATTATGATTTGCACAACCCGGCGAAGAAAAACGTGGAAGAGAATATTTTTATGATCCAGTACAAAACACAGGTCATCCCAGGCAGCTGGCAATCGCTGATCATTCCGTACAACAAAAATATCTCCGCCTATTCTGCGGAAACCGGCGGTATTTATGCAACAGAAGCTTTTGTGAAATCATATGATCCGGCAGATTTAAGAGTGAAGGAAGGACAGTTCTTTTTTACCGAATTCACCAACCAGGATGACAGGACCAAGAAAGTGGCGCTGGGCGGTTATTTCCTCTACAAACTGTTTGATGTGGCCGCACAAACCTCCACTGCCAATAGTGATCTTAACTGGTCGCTGATCCGTTATGCTGATATATTGTTAGTATATGCGGAAGCGTCCAACGAAGTAGCCGGGCCGGGCGCTAAAGCCTATGATGCCGTGAACCAGATCAGAACGAGGGCGACGCTGCCGGCATTGTCGGGGCTGACGAAAGAACAGTTCCGCGAGGCGGTGTGGCGCGAACGCTGGTATGAGCTGTGCTTCGAAAATGTTACCTGGTTTGATATGGTACGTTTGCGTAAAGCGTTTAACCTGACAACGAAAGGATTTGACAACTACGTTGGGCATAAGTTTTCCTATGGCCCGGTGCTGACTGAAAGAGAGCTGATGTTCCCGATACCCAGCACAGAGCTGAGGAATAATCCCAACCTCGTGCCCACAAAGGGATACTAAGATTTTTATGTTTGTAACCCCATTGCCTTTCGGGGGAGATGCGACTTCCGGAAGTAACAGGCTTATAAGTTCAGTACTTATAAGCCTGTTTGTTTTATTGCGTTATATATCCTGTTTCCTGTAAAATGACCATCACCTTTTGTACGCTTGTCTGGTGCATGCGTGCAGTGAAAAAAGGACTGCTGTTGTACCCGTATTTTTCTGTGATTAGTCTCGATCCTTCTTCCATTCCATGTTGATGTAGCATGTCGCCGAAATATTGTATGTATTGGTGTGTGGTGCGCAGGCTATGGCCGGCAATTTGTGCGGCATGTTCACCGGTGAGCAGGCCGTGATGGCCTACCGCCACCAGGGAGACTGACAGCTGCCGCAGCCGCTCGATGCTCTGAAGGTATTGCGGCGGGCTTTGAAAGGGAAGCGGGAACCAGTCGTCCGGCCCTATCATCTCCCCGAAGGCATCCGCGGCGAACAGGTACTGATGGTCGCTGTAGAGGGAAAGAGAACAATCGCTGTGGCCGGGAGTGGCCAGCACCGTAAATGTATGTTCGCCGATTGTCAGGACGTCGCCATCTCCCACAGGCACAAACTTTTTTGTAGCCAGGGCGTCGTAGGGATTACTGGTATGCCCTCCTGTATCTCCGGGCACAAAGCTCCGTTGAAGTTTGTAAATAAATGCCCTGTATTTATCTGTCAGTAAATTTTTGATGGCAGTTGCAGAGGCATACAGGGTGGCATCGGGCAGCAGGTTCGCCAGCAGTCCGCAGTGATCGAAATGCGAATGCGTAACAAACCAGTGCCTGACGTGGGAGACGTCAGGGACGACTGCCTTCAGCTGTGCCTGTACCAATGCGGCATCGCGCAGCATACCGCCATCTATCAGCAACCATTCCTGCCCGGTTTTCAACAAATACAGCGGGTTTGCTTTGGTGCCTAACATGTAAAGGTCATTGTTGACCTTTGAGGGTTCGTATATCCACATAAGTGATCGCTGTTTTTTAGGTTTAGAATCGGTATAACATAGCGCCCCAGGTGGCGCCGGAGCCATAGGTAAGCACCAGCGCCAGCGTGCCCGGGGCTGGACGGGCCTCACGGATATATTCGCTGACCGTTACAGCCACGGAAGCGGAAGCCATATTACCGTAGCGTTCAACGTTGGTGACAAATTTGTGCGACGGCACGGCAAGGCGTTCTCTCACGGCATCGAGTATACGAAGATTGGGTTGATGCGGCAGTACAATGTCGATGTCATCGATCGTAAGATGATGCCGGTTTAGTATTTTCAGCGCTATCTCGCACAGGCGCTGCGTGGCGTCTTTAAACATCGGCTGGCCGTTCATCCTGAAATGTGGCGTGGCGGTCTGGTCGGTATAGCGCTGCTGCGCGGTGCCGGGCGCCGCGGTCCACAGCAGGTCGTAGCGGCTGCCGTCTGCCCGGATGATCAGGTCTACGATACCGCCGGAGGCGCCGGAGCTGTTGCTGAGTACCAGGGCGCCCGCCCCATCACCTAACAGGATGGAAAGGTTCCTGCCGGCATCGGAGGTGTCCATTCTTTTGGACAGCACCTCTCCGCAGGCCACCAGGATATGTTTGTATGACCCCGACAGAAGGAGGTGGCGCGCCAGTTCCATGCCATACAACAATCCTGAACATTGTGCCCGGATATCGAGAACGGGAACATGCCCCAGTCCCAGCTGTGGCTGGATAAAGCAAGCCTCTGAGGGATCATGATGATCGGGGCTGAGCGTATTCACGATCAGCATATCAATGTCTGAAGCTCCGATGCCTGCATGTGTTATCGCTTGCTCGCAGGCTGGCACAAGTAACGCGCTCAGTCCTTTTTCGCCGGAGATATGTCTGCGTGTAACCACCCCCGTGCGGGAGAGGATAAAATCTTCTGTGGTATTTATGCGGTCAACGATCGTTTTATTGTCGATGACCGGTACAGGCAGGCAATGGCCCGCACCCGAAATGATGATCGCCATGCTAATTATTTTTCGCTTGAAAGTATTGTTGATATTGAGAGCGGAGGTAGGAGCGGGACAGCTTGCCATTGGCATTACGGGGCAGCTCCGGAAGATAAAGGATGTCCTTCGGCCGGTAGTGGCTTTCCGTTTGTTCGCGGATAAATGCGAGGATGGCGTCCCGGGTGTCTTCCCGGCCTACGAGCAGCAGTAACGTGCATGTCAGAGAGGTGTCGTCGGGAAGGTCCAGCAGCACACATTCCTCTATATGTTCCACCGCACTGATGAGCGCCGCTTCAAATGACAATGGGTTTACCCATCTGCCGTTGGATTTAAACAACTCGTCCTTGCGCCCAACGTAGCTGTAGGTACCGTTGGCTTTCATCGTGAAGAGGTCGCCGGTATAATACCATCCGTCGCGGAATTTTTGGTTGGTGCGCTCGGGGTCTTCCCAGTAGCCGGCCAGTGAATAGGGAGTATGGACGCATAACTCACCCACCTGTTGTTGCCCTCCAATCGGCTCTGTGGCATATTCCAGCCGCAACTGATATCCGGGCACCGGTTGACCGGTACTGCCCGCAGTATGGGAAGCCGGTGAATTGCTGAGGAACACGTGGCCGATCTCCGTACTTCCGATGCCATCCAGTATAGGTTTGCCGGTATAGGCCATCCATGCTTCGTATATCCATGCGGGTAAGGTGGAGCCGGCAGAGAAGAACACACGTGCCTGTTGCAGCACTTCCTGCAATCCCGGCGGACGGTGTTTCAGCAGCATCGCATATATTTTAGGCACGCCAAAAAACACGGTGGGCCTGTATTGCACGATGTTGGCCGTGATGTGGTCAATAGCAGGCCAGGCATCGTCCAGTAAGACGCTGGCCCCTGTCAGTAGTGGAAAGAAGAAGCTGTTGCCCAGGCCATATCCGAAAAACATTTTGGCAATGGAGTAGATCCTGTCCTGCGGGCCTATGCCCAGTGTCTCCATCGCAAAATGCCGGGTGGAGGCCAGCATGGCATCCTGGCTGTGTTGCACTGCCTTGGGTTTCCCGGTGGTGCCGGAAGTGTATTGCCAGAAAGCAACGCTGCCGGGCTTACGGCGATAGTAGGTCAGCGGGACCGGCACATCAGAGAAGGGTAGGGCATCGTCTGTAAATATCCGCTCCGGTGACAGGAAAGGGGACGTCGCCAACGCTGGACGGATACGTTCCAACTCTTCTTTGTCTGTTATCACTACTGCTGCCCGGCTGTCGAGCAACATATGCTCCAGTGTGGGCAGGTCCGTTTTCGGGTTCACCGGTACCGGGACAATGCCCATGGCAGATAAGGCGAGGAAGCAGAAATGAAAAGACGGTTTGTCTTTTAATAATAACAACGCCCTTTGTTCTGGTGCAATGCCGCTGAACCCGGCGGCCAGCTGCTGTACCTGCTTTGCCAGCGACGCAGCGCTGATGGCCTCATCCCGATAGACAATCTGAGCGGGATTGGCATGCCCCTCCTGGGCGGAAAGCATGGCTTCCGCAAAATTATAAAACATGACAAATGGTTATTTTGAGAGAAAAATATTTTTAACTGATCAAAGCCGCTTCCAGACAAGCCGGAAGACAACCTGCTGCTCTCTGACAGGCAGCGGTGGCGTCACCAGCGTCAGTTCATCGTCTACCAGCTCCGCATGTCTGACGAAGCGAATGCCAATAAAGTTTGGAAAAAGACTTCCTTCTACCACGTGCAGGATTTCACCGGGAGTTTCTTCGTGGTAACGGCCGTAGTAAGCATTGTAGCCGTGGAAGGCTTCATAGGTCTCTTCAGGTGTCCAGCTACCGATAGCTGCTGATGAAAACAGTTTCCTGTCAGGGACCATCATCTGAACACTCATGTTTCCTTTGTCGTCGTAAATAAGCATGCCTGTAGTAGCAGTGCCGAAAAAATTAACGGGATGTCCGTGCTGGTCCTGGTCTGTGCAGCCAATCAGGCGCCACGCACCAATAAGGTGTTTGCCAATGAAGGTTTTCATTCGGTTATGTTTGAGGGTCTGTAAATGTGATGGTAACGCAAAGGTTTTTCAATAGGAATCGTTGTGCACTACCGTTGTTATTTCTACTAAAGTAAAACTACTGATTTATATTTGCAAGTGATATTTTTTAAATTCCCGCGAACCACCTGTCCGGCAGCTGGATAATTATTTCCCCTTTTTATAATAGTATACAATATATTGATTATCAGTTTTCTTGCGGCCTGTATTCTAATCTAGCTGCGTTTTGTCCGCACCTCCGCTAACAGAAATATTATATTTAAAACCGTATATGTACCCCTAAGTCCCTAACTCCCTTAACCCTTTTTCATGTCTCAAAATGTTCCAAATTACATTTTATGAAAACAAACAAACTGTTTAACCTTCCATCATGTGCAATGTTCATGGCGGTTGTATTATTTTACAGCATTACAGGCACCGGCTGCCGTAAAAACATGCAGGCGGAAGATGCCGTGCTGAAAGACAAAAGCAAAAATGGCCTGCTGTTGGGCCGGGAATTTAACCTTGTTCCGGATGCCCAGGGCTATTTGGTCATAGATAATTCGAACAACTATTATCAGCCGGGCGATGTGCTGAACCTGGTCGGCAATTTCGCCAGTATTAATTTCACTAATCTCAGTGGTTCATCTGCGGCGCCGATCACTATCAGAAATGGCTCCGCCGGCGCGACCACCATTGGTAACCCTTCCTGGAACGGTGGTTCCTGGGCAGAAGGGATGATATTTCACAACTGTCATTATATCAAATTAGGCGGCCGCAACAGCAAGTCTGATTTTGTGATCAATGGTTCCACACAGCCGTTAAGGGAGGCTTATTTCGACCTGGTGCTGCGGAATCATACGGACAACTTTGAAATAGCAAACCTGACGATCAACAATGGCGGCACTGGCATCTGGGCAAAAACAGACCCGGTATTAACGGACACGGCCAGCTGGTATCCCAATTCTTACATGAACAACCTGCGCATCCATGATATTACTATCAGTGGTACACAGAACGAGTCCATGTACATTGGCCATACCGCTACCTACTGGAACCTTACCACCAATCAGCCTAAGTACGATACGCTGTTTACGCCTGGTCAGTTCTACGTACAGCCGATCAAGTGGTACAACGTTAAAATCTACAACAACTATGTGACCGGCTCCGGCGCCGATGGCATCCAGACATCCGCCATCGATCTGCTGGAAGTGTATAACAATGAAGTCACCAACTGGGCGCTGCAGCACAATTATGCCCACAACGGCGGTATCCTGATCGGTGGCCGCACGACCAATACCAATACGCATGACAACTACGTGCATGACGGTTGGGGCGAGATGTGCCAGTTCTACGGCGCGGGTGGCGGCTACCATATTATCCATAACAACCTGTTCCGGGACAACCAGGCGCAAAACAGCGGCGTCGGCATGAGAGGCGACAACAATGCTATTGTACAAATTACCAATAACACCATTGCCAGGTCCGGAGGTCCCCTGCTGCGTATCAATGGGTATACCGGTCAAACAGGCGCACAGATCGTGAATGGAAACGCCTTTATCCAACCGTTGACAGGTGGTGGCGTCATTTATCCTTCTGCCTATATCTACCTGGAAAATGGCGGTGTTGTTACGGAAGGCACAGGGGCTAATGCCAACACGCGTTTCACAACAGTGGCCGCTGCTAATGTGGATGTCAACAATTATTATCTCCCGAATCCGGGATCTCCGATGGGTGCCTCCGGCTACAGGAAAATACCCTGATCAACTGCTGCGTAATTAATGGGAAAGGGAATAACTAAAAGGGGATGCTGTTAACCGACGTCACACCATGAAACTGCTGTATAAAAAAGAAATAGACAGGTAAATGGGAATAGAATGAAGTAAGACCTATCATCTTGTTAGAAGGTAGACAGATGTGAAAAGCTACCGGCGGTGCCGGTAGCTTTTCACATCTGTCTAAGTTCAAGTAGTCAATTTGCGTTATTTGTCTTAATTGATTCCCATACTACAGGCAAGCAGATATTTTCAATCACTAGTGATTTAAGTGTATTGTTTGATAAAATATAACTAGCATTTTTAAAACCACAGTCATTCGGCAAAGGCGTAGATACGGTTAATATGATCGTATCATTCTTATTTTCCCAAGTGCCTAAAAAATCTAATTCAGTTTCTTTCTTATAACGAGTATCTTTTTTACTGAACTTTAAATTAAAGGTTCCTTGCCCCTTTAAATTCAGATTCCATTGCTTCGTAACGGTATATGAATAAGCACAGACAATGTCTCTATGAGAATATTGCCTATCCTGATAATTTGTATTAAACGGTATTATAAAGTATAAAAAAAGAAGAATATTCATGAATTCCCAGTTTAACATCTCCAAACCTAGTTGTGTCTCCAAGAAAATCAGCTTTTGAGATTGTATTATTATTCATTGCTGAATAGTACCGGGCCACCGCACACTTATCATTTTGTTTACAAAAAAAATCTCTTATTCTTTTGCTGTTTTGATCACATTAACCATCAAAAGACCAGACTTTATTCTAAGGCAGAAACACCAAACATTGTCAACATCTCGTATTCTGGTCGGACTTTCACTTTTAATCTCATCTTGTAATTCCAATATCCCTTTCCTCCCTAAAAACTTCACCTGTGTTAATTGAAGGCTTTTACTCCACAAAATCATGGCTGTATTTACATCATTTTCCTTGACCTGACTAATATAGGTCCCCCCTCTAAACTCCATAATGAATGTGTATATATCCATAGCTCAAATTATTAGTTACTCTGCCAGCATGGTACTGGATTAAAAACTACTTAAACGTATTGAAGATATTGAAGCCTTGCCTAAAGAGGAAAAAGAAAAAATTTATTATTTCATTGTACCTGCATTATCTGATAAAACCTGAACTCCTGTTGTACTATTGGTATATATAGTTTTTACAGGCGTGGCGGAGGGAAGACTGCTTCCTCCAGGCTGCTGGCCGGAGGCCGTCTGACTACCGGATAATATAGCTGTAAACAATAAAAACGCAGAAATTTGGATGATGCTACGTTGAGTTCTTTCTCTCATAGGTATTATTCTTGGGCAACAATCGAAAACAGGATTTGACAACTTAAATATATAGAAATATTACTTAACCAGGATTACTATTCTCCTTTCAGCTCCTGCATCATTTGTATAGTTAAGCTGTAATGCTCTTCTATGGGCACTTTCGCTCTGTGAACGGTATTGATGTCTTTCCCTTCTTTTGTCCAGAGCATGGGGTAGAAGCTAAAGACCTCGTTGCCGTCCAGCGCTGGCACGTCCTGTTGCCAGTCTTTCCAGCGAAGGTCATGATAGAATCCCGCTACATCTCCTTCAAAACAGAATAGCAAAAACTCGGTATAGGTGAGGTCAAGCGGCTCCCACGTCAATGCCGACGGATCGAAGTAGTATGTTTTGCCTAAGTCTTCGCCAAGGCCACCGCCGTTAATCGCGAAAAAACCGCCGGCAGCGTCATCAGCTATCAGTATGAAACCTGCATTGCCTTCGGGAAATGATGTTTTGCCGTTGTTCCATGTATGGAACGTTCTGTTTAATTTAGGATGGCCCGAGCCCAGAATCCTTATCCAGCCGTAATCTACCAGTATGCCACCGCTGTTGAAAATAATGGCGCCCATCGGAGAGCGGGTGGTCACCTGTGCTTCATACAAAGTTTCTCCGGCCTTGCTTGCTGTAACAGGCAGGACTTCCACCTTGTTGGTGGCGCTGTTGATCCAGGAGACGACATGCTCCCAGCCAGGCTCATGGGTGTTGATCAATTCTTCCAGTGGTCTTTTAGTAACGTGGGTAGCAAACAAGCGGGCCACACCAAGCAGTTGTAACCGATAATCATTCATCATGACAATAAATTCTGTTCTGTTGTACGCAAAGTAAATGAATCCGGTTTACAGCCGGGCATTATTTTCTTTCATGCGGAACAATACCACCACGCCTGAGAGGAAGGTGATAATGCCTGCTATATGCACAGCCCACATCAGCCCAAAGAAGTTGGCCACAATACCGGCCATCAGGGCGCCTGCGGCGTAGCCGATATCCCGCCAGAAACGATAAACGCCCAGGGAGGAAGCCCGCCAGGAGGGATGCGCTGCATCGCTCACGGCCGCCAGCAAAGCGGGATATACCATTGCGGTACCAATGCCCAGCAGTACAGAGCCTACCAGCCCGGATGTGAGCGGCGGAAAGAATGCCAGGCCGATGACCACATGTCCTAATGCCTGTACAAACATGCCCCATACGATCAGCGGCTTGCGGCCTATCTTATCGGCCAGCGGACCGGTGATGACTTGTCCGAAGCCCCACACGAACGGATATACGGCTTTTATCCAGCCTACGCCTTCCAGGCCTACGCCGGCTGCGATGAACAACAAAGGGAAAACACCCCATGACATGCCGTCGTTCAGGTTATTGATCAGCCCTGCCTGCGAAACGGCAAAGAGGTTCCTGTTCCGGAAAGATGTTTCCCGGAACACCCATAACAAATCCGGTTTGTGGAACTGTTCACCAGGCAGGTGTTGTTGCGCTACCTGCGCGGATTCCAGGCGGGCATGCTGCCACGTGTCCCTGATCACCAGGATGGATAATATCAGGCCGGCAATGGTGTAAAAAATGCCGATGTAAAAAGGGGCGGGCCTTAATCCGTAGTGTGACGCGAGGTAACCTGTAAGCAGCGCTGTCAGTCCCACTGCGCCATAGCCGGCCGCTTCGTTCAGCCCCATGGCCAGCCCGCGTTTTTTCGGGCCTACAAGGTCTATTTTCATGTTGACCGTCATCGACCAGGCCAGTCCCTGGCTTACGCCCAGCAGCACATTGGCCACGATGATCCAGTTCCACGACGGCCCCCAGGCCAGTAAGAACGGCACCGGCAGCCCCACCAGCCAGCCGGCGATCAGCACACGCTTCCGGGTGTATTTGTCGGCCAGCACGCCGGAAACAAGATTGGTAAATGCTTTCACCACGCCAAAAGCGATGATAAAGGAAAACACCACGATGTCTGACCCTATCTTAAACTCCTCCGTACCTACCAGCGGCACTACCGTCCGCTCCAGGCCCACCATACCACCTACCAGTATGTTGACCAGCACCAGCAGCGTGAACTGCTGCCAGTTTTCCTTTAATCCCAGTTTAATTTCCATAGCAATTTGCCTGACCACAAAGATAAAGAAGTCTGTCCGAAGCCGGTAATAAGCCCGACATTGTCAATAGGGACATGAACTGCAAAAGTGCATATGGAAACAACGTGGTTAGCAGGATGGGAAAATAATTTATCCAATTGGGAAATTTAGGTATCTTGAAAACAGATTGATCGCCCGGAAACCGCAACTGCACCGGACCTTGTGTCGTGCCGCATTTTGTCGTTTTTTTCCAAACAGGCAATATCACCCTTTATATATTTTTGCCAAAAACACGCTATCCATGACAGCAAACAAATTAAAACACGAACAGGTACAGTACATTGAGTTTCTCACGAATGATCTCGAACGCGCCAAAAAATTTTATCAGAATTGTTTTGGCTGGAAGTTTGTCGACTATGGTCCGGGCTATACGGCATTTGGAGGTGACTATGTTGATGGCGGCTTCACCACCGGTACACCGGTAAAAGGCTCGGTACTGGTAGTGCTGTATTCCGAAGACCTGGAGGCGACCAGGGCGAAGGTACAGGCAGCAGGAGGGAAGATCGTAAAAGATATCTTCAGCTTTCCCGGCGGGCAGCGGTTCCAGTTCGAAGATCCTGACGGATATGAGCTGGCGGTCTGGGCCACCGTGTAATACTTGTAAACTAACCGGAAAGGCTGTAGGTCAGTGACTTACAGCCTTTTTTGCTGATGGGTGCCGTTTTTATATCTTCATCCATAGATCGGTACATTTCCCCGTTTCATCGACACTCATGAAAAATAACCCTGCTGCTTCCCTTAATTTGTATATGTTATCCTGGAAAGCCCCTCAAATCTGTATTCATATCGTCTGTTGCTTGTTGTTTATGATATTCCCGTTGTTGTTCATGTCTAACGGGAAGGGGTATACTGAACTGATAGCGCCTGCCATGCACTACAGTTATTGGTTGTTCTGCAGCTGTTACATCTGCCTGTTCTATTTCAATCGCTATTACCTGATGCCCGGATTTTTTATTCCGGGCAGATATGGTGGTTATGCCGCTATGGCCCTGCTGTTATGTGCGGGCATCTTTTTCCTGCAACCGTTCGACCGGCTCCTTCGGCAGAAATGGGCGGTGCCGCCGGAGGGGGCGGCGTGGGTGTATGTGCCGCCGGTCATCGATATCACCAGCCTCTTTATCTTCTTTATGATCATGGCGCTGGGCGCTGCCATCACCACTACGCGCCGCTGGCAATTGACCGAGCAGCGCGCCCTTACCGCCGAGCGGGAGAAGATCAGGGCTGAGCTGTCTTTCCTGAAAGCACAGGTACATCCGCACTTTCTGTATAACACCCTGAATAATATTTATACCCTGGCGCTGACAAAAAATAATTACACTGCGGACAGTATTCTGCGCTTATCGAATATTATGCGTTACATTACGGACGAGGTGATCGCAGACTATGTGCCGCTCCCGCAGGAAGAGGCCTGTATCCGCGATTATATCGCCCTGCAACAGCTCCGTCTGCAGCCGGGAACAGTGGATTACCAGGTTTCCGGAGAGATGGAGCATAAACAGATCAGTCCGCTGATACTGATGACGTTCGTGGAAAATGTGTTTAAGTACGGCATCAGTAAACATCAGCCGGCACCGGTTACTATCCGCCTGAGCATAAAAGACCGTCAGATTGTTTTTTTCTGTTGTAACCGTATCTTCCGGGAACCCGCGCCGGTCAACAGCAGCGGCGTAGGAATTGCCAACACCAGGCAACGGCTGGCATTACTGTATCCACAAAAACACATACTGGATATAACCACAGATAATAACCTATATACCGTCAGACTGACATTACTGACAGATTAACCCAATTTACTTCATTCACCTATATGAAGATAAAAGCCATCGCTATAGATGATGAACCGCTTGCACTGGAGCTGATCAGGAACTACACCGCGCAGTTCCCCGCTTTACAGCTGTTGCAGACTTTCGACGATGCACTGTCGGGCGCTGAATTCCTCCGTTGCCGCCCGGTAGACCTGCTGTTCATCGATATCAATATGCCCGATATCACCGGCATCGATCTGGTGCGTTCCCTGGAGGAAAAACCCATGGTCATTTTCACGACCGCGCATAAACGATTTGCCCATGAAGGGTTTGAACTGGAGGCATTGGACTACCTGCTGAAGCCTATCAGCATGGAACGTTTTTCAAGGACCATGCAGAAAACGATGATGCAGTACCACTACAAACAGGCTGCTGTTGCGCCCCGTGAGCCAGAGTCATTTTTCGTATATGCGGAATATAAACAGGTGAGGATATGGTTGGACGACGTGGAATATATCGAAAGCCTGGAAGATTATATCCGTATCCATCTGTTAAGCGGCCGGCCGGTGCTCACGCTGATGCCTTTGAAGAAAGTGCTGGAGAAGCTGCCGCATGACCGCTTCCGGCGTATCCATCGCAGCTATATTGTAGCGGTGCGCAGTATCTGTGCTATCGCCTACCGTAAAGTGCTGCTGCATTCCGGTGCCACATTGCCCGTCAGCAGCACTTATGCGGACAGTATACGGGAGTGGGGCGGCAAATAATACGTCGGCACATCGCTCGCTTTTACCGATACCTGCTTGATAAAAAAATGAGGTTGACAGATCTTTAGTCAAACAATTTTTATCTTATGGAAAGGAAAAATTTTCTCAGATCACTGGCTGTTACAGCCATCTCTGCCCCTGTATTGCTGGAAGCCTGTAAAAAAGACAACACAGACCCTAAAGCAGCAGCTGCCGCCGGTGCTCAGACAGAAGCCGCCTGCGTGCTCACAGATCCCGACATGGACGGTCCATATCCCCTGTACAACAGCCGTGGCTCCGCTATCAACCGGGTAAACATCACCGATAACAAACCCGGTCTTCCGCTGTACATCGATA
This sequence is a window from Chitinophaga varians. Protein-coding genes within it:
- a CDS encoding RagB/SusD family nutrient uptake outer membrane protein, with protein sequence MKATIIKYGLLVLTTGTLWLTGCRKFLDESDPSNYTEDSYFTKPEHARASVNAIYAALRDPMSGDFGGAAWTMTEFATGQAATDLGQAVNSYYIKDLHNTADNGYGENYWRNYYKGITNANLSIAKIPKINMDQTELKKLLGEAHFMRAWYYFNLVQMFVNIPLVTEPVDLKSDQIRPKQASTEDVYKLIVDDLITAENAGLPWVDASGKASLGAVKSLLAKVYLTMAGYPLQKGAPYYDLAAKKAEEVLDSKQYKLFDTYYDLHNPAKKNVEENIFMIQYKTQVIPGSWQSLIIPYNKNISAYSAETGGIYATEAFVKSYDPADLRVKEGQFFFTEFTNQDDRTKKVALGGYFLYKLFDVAAQTSTANSDLNWSLIRYADILLVYAEASNEVAGPGAKAYDAVNQIRTRATLPALSGLTKEQFREAVWRERWYELCFENVTWFDMVRLRKAFNLTTKGFDNYVGHKFSYGPVLTERELMFPIPSTELRNNPNLVPTKGY
- a CDS encoding MBL fold metallo-hydrolase, translating into MWIYEPSKVNNDLYMLGTKANPLYLLKTGQEWLLIDGGMLRDAALVQAQLKAVVPDVSHVRHWFVTHSHFDHCGLLANLLPDATLYASATAIKNLLTDKYRAFIYKLQRSFVPGDTGGHTSNPYDALATKKFVPVGDGDVLTIGEHTFTVLATPGHSDCSLSLYSDHQYLFAADAFGEMIGPDDWFPLPFQSPPQYLQSIERLRQLSVSLVAVGHHGLLTGEHAAQIAGHSLRTTHQYIQYFGDMLHQHGMEEGSRLITEKYGYNSSPFFTARMHQTSVQKVMVILQETGYITQ
- a CDS encoding beta-ketoacyl-ACP synthase 3, with product MAIIISGAGHCLPVPVIDNKTIVDRINTTEDFILSRTGVVTRRHISGEKGLSALLVPACEQAITHAGIGASDIDMLIVNTLSPDHHDPSEACFIQPQLGLGHVPVLDIRAQCSGLLYGMELARHLLLSGSYKHILVACGEVLSKRMDTSDAGRNLSILLGDGAGALVLSNSSGASGGIVDLIIRADGSRYDLLWTAAPGTAQQRYTDQTATPHFRMNGQPMFKDATQRLCEIALKILNRHHLTIDDIDIVLPHQPNLRILDAVRERLAVPSHKFVTNVERYGNMASASVAVTVSEYIREARPAPGTLALVLTYGSGATWGAMLYRF
- a CDS encoding AMP-binding protein; this encodes MFYNFAEAMLSAQEGHANPAQIVYRDEAISAASLAKQVQQLAAGFSGIAPEQRALLLLKDKPSFHFCFLALSAMGIVPVPVNPKTDLPTLEHMLLDSRAAVVITDKEELERIRPALATSPFLSPERIFTDDALPFSDVPVPLTYYRRKPGSVAFWQYTSGTTGKPKAVQHSQDAMLASTRHFAMETLGIGPQDRIYSIAKMFFGYGLGNSFFFPLLTGASVLLDDAWPAIDHITANIVQYRPTVFFGVPKIYAMLLKHRPPGLQEVLQQARVFFSAGSTLPAWIYEAWMAYTGKPILDGIGSTEIGHVFLSNSPASHTAGSTGQPVPGYQLRLEYATEPIGGQQQVGELCVHTPYSLAGYWEDPERTNQKFRDGWYYTGDLFTMKANGTYSYVGRKDELFKSNGRWVNPLSFEAALISAVEHIEECVLLDLPDDTSLTCTLLLLVGREDTRDAILAFIREQTESHYRPKDILYLPELPRNANGKLSRSYLRSQYQQYFQAKNN
- a CDS encoding lipocalin-like domain-containing protein; this encodes MKTFIGKHLIGAWRLIGCTDQDQHGHPVNFFGTATTGMLIYDDKGNMSVQMMVPDRKLFSSAAIGSWTPEETYEAFHGYNAYYGRYHEETPGEILHVVEGSLFPNFIGIRFVRHAELVDDELTLVTPPLPVREQQVVFRLVWKRL